The region CGGTCTGGAGGGTGAAGCGGGCGTGGGGGGCGAGCGTGGCGGGGACGATTTCGACCGTCTGGCCGGAGGTTCCGGGGAGGCTGAGGAGCGACTGGCTGCCGGCTACGGGGAGGAAGTGGAGCTTGTCCAGGTAGTAGGCGCGGGCGGCGGCGGGATCGACCATGGCGAGGGAGACGGAGGTCATGCGGTCCGCGATGCGGTCTGCTCCGAGGTGCTTGCCGGTGTCGTTGGTGTGGAGGGAGTTGGGCTGGTACTGGGTGTACTCGATGTTCTGGGGGAAGGTGGGCTGGGCGGGGCCGGCGAGGGTGAAGAGGAGGTTGCCGGCGCCGGCCTTGCGGACGGCGTTGGGGGTGAGGCCGCGAGAGACGTACGAGTCGTGGAGTGCGTTGAGGTCCGCGCCTTCAAAGCAGAGGTGGAGGAAGCCTACCTGCGGATCTTTTTCCGTGGGGGAGTAGAGCTCGAGGAACTGCGTGTCGTTGATCTTGATGAAGGTTTCGTAGACGACGCCGTCCTTGTTTTTGAGCTCGAAGGCGTGTTCGAAGCCGAGCTTCTCATAGAAGGCCTGGGTGGCGGGGAGATCGTGGACGCGGATGGCCACATGGGCGATGCCGTTGAGGTCTGTGCTCTGGGCATGTGCGGCGGTGATCGAGAGCAGGACGGCGAGAGCGGCGGCTATGCGGTGGAACGAGGGCATGTGGCTCCTTGACGATCTGGCGGAGGCTGGCTCCTCATTGTCGCCGATGGCGAGGCGGTGTGCCAACGCGATCAGGGTCTGAGCCTGGGGAGTGGCGGGGGAGTGGGCTTGGGTGGCTCTGACTTTTCAGGCTCTGTAATGGTGCCGGGGAGGATGGTGGAGTTGACGGTGAGGTGGTGGTAGTTGGAGTAGCGCGCGGCGAAGTGGCGGGAGTCGTCCGGGGTGCTGGCGATGATGAGGGTGGGGAGCCAGACGCTGAGGTCGCCGAAGTCGGCGGGGGCGTAATCGACCGAGGAGAAGCTGGCGGTCTTGCGCTGGATGGCGATGGGGGTGGGGATGGTGCGCTCGACGTGAACGACCTGCAGGAACAGAGGCTCAATACGGGCGCCACCTTTGAGGCCGGGCGTGATGGCCGAGCAGGTGGGGTCGTTATCTACGCTCTTCTGGGCGTAGAAGGTGATCTGGATGAGTTTGTCTTTAGTGAGGCCAGGCGCGGCGATATAGGTGAGGCAGTGGCGGCTTTCCGGACGGAAGTAGAGGGACTGTCCGCCGGAGAAGGCTCCGTCAAAGAGCATGGGGATGCGGGCGCGGTCTTCGGGCAGGTAGGGTTTGCCGTCGATCTGGGTGATCTCGCGGGACTCTTTGAGGTTGGGGCTGTTGGGCTGGCGGACGACGCGAAAGGTGGACTTGAGCTCGACGTGGTGCTTGAAGGGGGCGGCGGGTGGCGTGACCCAGGTGTCGGCGGTCTCGTCGACGGTGAGGGATGGGATGAGAGAGCGGTACTGGGCGGCGGTGGTTTCGATGCGGATGAGGAGCTCGTCGAAGGAGTCGTTGAGCGGGCTGGAGCTGGTCATGCGGGGTTGGGTTGGGCGGGGAGGTGCAGGCTGCTGCTGCTGAGGCGCGGCAGCCTGCATGGTGAGGAGGACGAGAGCGAAGAGTGGAAGCTTCATGAGGTTCTCGCCGGGTAAAGGGTTTAGACGGCTACGGGCTCGCCCTTCATCTTCTCAGCGATGTCGTGCGCGATGAGGGCGTCGATGGTGGGCTGGAGCTGGCCTTCCATGACCATGTTGAGGTTGTGGTTGGTGAGGCCGATGCGGTGGTCGGTGAGGCGGTTCTGGGGGAAGTTATAGGTGCGGATCTTCTCGGAACGATCGCCGGTGCCGACCTGGTCCTTGCGGATCTTGGCCTCAGCCTGGTGACGGGTCTCTTCAGCTACTTCGTACAGGCGGGAGCGAAGAACGCGCATGGCCTTTTCACGGTTCTTGATCTGGGACTTTTCATCCTGGCAGGAGACGACCGTGTTGGTGGGCAGGTGCGTGATGCGGATGGCCGAGTAGGTGGTGTTGACCGACTGACCGCCGGGGCCGGAGGAGCAGAAGGTATCGACGCGGAGGTCCTTGGCTTCAATCTTGATGTCGACCTCTTCCGCTTCAGGCAGGACAGCGACTGTGATCGCAGAGGTGTGGACGCGGCCCTGGGTTTCAGTGGCTGGGACGCGCTGTACGCGGTGGACGCCGGACTCGTACTTCATCTGGGAGTAGACGCGGTCGCCTTCAAAGATGGCGGTGACGTCCTTGAGGCCGTTGCCGATGCCGGAGAAGGATTCGGAGAGGACCTGGACCTTCCAGCGATGCTGCTCGGCGAGGCGGAGATAGACGCGGAACATCTCGGCGACGAAGAGTGCGGCCTCGTCTCCACCGGTGCCGGCGCGTAGCTCGATGACGATGTTCTTGTCGTCGTTGGGGTCCTTGGGGAGGAGCATGACCTTGAGGGCTTCGGCGATGGGCTCGAGCTGCGGCTCAAGGGAGGCGAGCTCTTCCTTGGCCATCTCCTTGAGGTCAGGGTCGGACTCCGAGAGCATGGCTTTGGCTTCGGCGATGCCGTCGGCTACCTTGCGGTACTGGCGATACTTCTCAACGATGGGTTCCATGAGGCGATGCTCTTTGGCGATGGCCTGGAACTTCTTCTGATCGTTGACGAGGACGGGGTCGGACATGTCACGGCTGAGCGAGTCGTAACGGACTTCCATTTGGGCGAGGCGATCGAACATATAGATCCTTTGAGCAAAAGGTTTTGAATTTGTCTTGGGGTGGGGCGGGCTGATGGGCGTAGCTAGGCAAAGTCGTGACGCGGGGGCGTCACGCGGGAGGAGTTCACCGGGATTGCTGTGTTGGTCATACGCATCTGTTTAGATGTTACTCCGGTCGCGTTGGGTTCGGGAGGCATCTTTAGTGGGAGTGGTTTTGAAAGGGCATCAGGATGGCTTTGTTTGGGGCGGTGGCGGGGTTGGCGGAGGAGATGGCGGGTACTGCCAGCAGGCTGAAGAAGCGGGCTGCGATTGCGGCTGCGATTTTGGCGGTGCATGAGGAGTTGGCTGAGGAAGTTGGGCTGTTTTGCTTGTATCTGGCAGGGCTGCCGTTTGCGGAGGCTGATCCGCGGAAGTTGAATGCGGGTGGGGCGCTTTTGAGCAAGGCTTTGCTGGCGGTGAGTGGGGCTACGGGAGAGCAACTGACCGCGGGTTATCGGAAGTACGGGGATATGGGGGCGGCGGGGTTCGATCTGTTGCAGCTCCATCCAACGTCTCAAACGCGAGACATGGGGCACCCGCTTTTGCTGGGGGATGTGCGGGATGCGTTTGCGGGGATGGCTACGGCTAAGACGACGGCGATTCGGGCGGGGCTGGTGGAGGGGCTGCTGCGGCGGGCTACGGCGCTCGAAGCGAAGTATCTGCTGAAGCTGATGCTTGGGGATATGCGGATTGGGGTGAAGCAGAGTTTGGTGGAGGAGGCGATTGGGGTGGCGGCCGCGGCTGAGGTGGCTGATGTTCGACATGCGGTGATGCTGGAGGCGGATCTGGGTGGGGCGGCGATGAGGGCGTTTGGGGGGACGCTGGCGGAGGCGAGGATGAGGCTGTTTCATCCGCTCGGGTTCATGCTGGCTAGTCCGGTGGAGACACCGGAGGAGGCGATCGAGCGGTTTACGGCTAAGCCGGTGAAGGTGGCGAAGGCGAAGAAAAGTAAGAAAACCGAGGAGTCTGACGAGTTGCTGGTTGCGGAGATCGAGGGGGCGATGCTTGAAGACGACAAGCGAACCACAGAGGGCACGGAGGGTAAGGAGAGGAGCACAGAGGCCACTGTGGGGGTGCAGGCGTTTTTGGAGGATAAGTATGACGGGATGAGGGCACAGCTTCACTTTGGGGATGCGGAGCAGGTCGGTAGGGTGGCGATCTATTCGCGGAATCGCGAGGACATTACGGAGAGCTTTCCGGAGTTGTGTGAGGCGTTCTCAGAGGCTTCGGGTGAGCTTGGTGGGCTGATTTTGGATGGGGAGATTCTGGGGTGGGATTTTCAGCATGGGGTGGCGTTGCCGTTTGCTTTGCTGGGGCAGAGGATCGGGCGGAAGAAGGTGGGAAATGAGATTCGGCAGCAGGTGCCGGTGGTGTTTATGGCGTTCGATCTAATGTTTGAGCGGGGAAAACTGACGCTGGGGCTACCGCTGCGGGAGAGGCGTCGGCGCTTGGAGGAGGTTGTGGGGGCGCTGGCGGAGAAGGCGGTGTCGCCTCTTGTGTTGACGGAGCATGCGGCTCGGCGGCATGAGGCGCAGGCGAGGATGTTTGGCGGGGATGAAGAGGCTGAGGCTGGGGTGGCGCGGCTGATGCTTTCGCCCAGCAAGCTGGTGGAGAGTGCGGAGGAGATCGACCGCGCGTATGCGGATGCGAGGGCTCGGGCGAATGAAGGGGTGATGATCAAGGCGGCGGATTCGGTGTATCTGCCGGGGCGGCGGGGGCTTGCGTGGGTGAAGCTGAAGCGGGAGTTGGCGACGCTGGATGTGGTGGTGACCGGGGCCGAGTTTGGGCAGGGAAGGAAGGCTGGGACGTTGAGCGACTATACGTTTGCGGTACAGACGGATGCGGGGGAGTTGCTGAATGTGGGGAAGGCTTACTCGGGTGTCACCGACGCGGAGATATTGGAGCTGACGGAGTTCTTCAAGGCGCATACGCTCGAGGATCATGGGCACTCCAGGACGGTGGAGCCGCTGGTGATCTTTGAGGTGGCGTTCAACAACGTCATGCGGAGCGATCGTCATGCGAGTGGGTTTGCGCTGCGGTTTCCGAGGATTCTGCGGATCAGGACGGATAAGCCGCTGGGCGAGATCGATACGGTGGCGAGGGTGGAGGAGATCTATCAGTCGCAGGTGGATAAACCTAAGGACAGTGCAAAAGCAGTGAAGGGAAGTGGCCAGGCAGTGATGGGGCAGTTGCGGTGATGGGGAGGGCGATGTAGAGTAAAGGGCAGACATGAGCATCTATTTCAGCCCGTCGTTTACGTACCGCTCCTGGTGGCTTTACACCCGGGCGGCTTCGGCGAAGTAGATTCCTCGACGGATTGCAGTAAGTAACAAGCGAGAGATCGAACGAGACCAGATGAGCCGCCGCCCTGAGCAGGGTGAGCGGTTTTTTGTGTTTTAGGAGATGAACTGTGGCGACGACGATGGTGAATCCGGCGGTTGAGGTAGCGGGGCGGTTTGGAGCTTACGGCGGGCGGTATGTGCCGGAGACGCTGATGGCGGCGCTGCTGGAGCTCGAAGAAGCGTATGCGGAGGCGCAGGCGGACCCGGCGTTCCACGCTGAGCTTGATGACCTGCTGCACCACTACTGCGGGCGGCCTACTCCGCTTTACTTCGCCAAGCGGCTGACGGAGCAGTGTGGCGGCGCGAAGATCTACCTGAAGCGCGAGGACCTGCTGCATACCGGCGCGCACAAGATCAATAACGCGCTGGGGCAGGGGATGCTGGCGCGGCGCATGGGCAAGAAGCGGATCATCGCGGAGACGGGCGCGGGGCAGCATGGGGTGGCGACCGCTACGGTGTGTGCGCTGTTCGGGCTGGAGTGCGTGATCTACATGGGCGAGGAGGATATGCGCCGGCAGGAGCTGAACGTGTACCGGATGCGGCTGCTGGGGGCTGAGGTGCGTGGAGTTTCGGCGGGGTCTGCGACGCTGAAGGACGCGATTAATGAGGCGATGCGGGATTGGGTGACGAACGTTCGGACCACCTATTACATCCTGGGGAGTGCGTTGGGGGCGCATCCTTATCCGACGATGGTGCGGAACTTTCATCGCGTGATCTCGATTGAGGCTCGGAAGCAGTTTGTGGAGGAGACGGGCGGTCTGCCGGATGTGGTGGTGGCTTGTGTTGGGGGCGGGTCCAATGCGATTGGGGCATTCTATGAGTTTCTGGGGGACAAGGATGTGAGGCTGGTTGGGGTCGAGGCTGGCGGGCGAGGGACTGCGCTGGGGGAGCATGCGGCTCGGTTCCAGACTGTTGGGGGTGGGACTCCGGGAGTGCTTCAAGGGACGTATAGCTATGTGCTGCAGAACGATGCGGGGCAGGTAAGTGCGACGCACTCGGTGAGCGCGGGGCTGGACTATGCGAGCGTGGGGCCGGAGCATGCGATGCTGCATGACTCGGGCAGGGCGACGTATGTTTCGTGCTCGGATGCGGATGCGCTGGCGGCGACCGTGGCGTTGAGCCGGACGGAGGGGATTGTGCCGGCGCTCGAGAGTGCCCATGCAGTGGCTGAGGGGATGCGGATGGCTAAGGGAATGCGGACGGATGAGGTGATCATGGTGAACCTGTCCGGGCGTGGGGATAAGGATATGGGGATTCTGGCGAAGGAACTGGACCTGAAAGGTGCGTAAGATCCAAGCTCAACTTATGAGAATGACAAAGATGAATTTAACCTGCAGATTCTTGGCGTTTGCGATCTCAGTATTCGCCTTGCCAGCTTCTCTCGGCGCTCAGACGCTTGCAAGCGCCAAGCCACCTGCTTATCCATTGGCTGCAAGAGTTGCTGGTATTGATGGTCCTGTCGTTCTCAAAGGCACTGTATCTAAAGAAGGTAGGATGCTGGATATCAACGTCTTAAGCGGGCCGCCTGAACTACAGCAGGCCGCGATCGACGCGGTTCGAGGCTGGATATACAAACCGTATCGACACTTTGGGCATGAGATCGAAGTGGATACAACGGTGACGGTCAACTTCAACATGGGCACTGGTGCGAAAAAAGCAGAAGCACAGGCGAAGGCACGTGAAGAAATGTTGGCGAACGGCGAAATGCTCCCAACGCAGAACGGTTCACAGCCACCAAACCCGAAATTGTAAGAAGGTCAGGTCAAGCAAACTTTATGCCTATAGATTTTCTCAAGAAGCCCGGTGTTGTCGCTTATCTCACTGCGGGTGATCCGGATTTGGCTACTACGCGGGATATTGCGTTAGCTGCTATTGATGCCGGTGCGGATGTGATTGAGCTTGGCGTGCCGTTCAGCGATCCTCTGGCGGATGGGCCGGTGATTCAGCGGGCGAGTGAGCGGGCTGTGGCGCGGGGGACTCGGCTGAGCGATGTGCTGGGGCTGGCTAAGGAGCTTCGGGCTGCTCGACCGGAGTGTGGGATTGTGCTGTTCAGCTATCTGAATCCCGTGGTGAAGATGGGGATGAGGTCTTTCTGTGCAGCCGCGAAAGCTGCCGGTGCGGATGGCGTGCTGCTGACGGACATGATTGTCGAAGAGGCTGGGGAATACCTGGCGGAGATGAGTACGAATGGGCTGGCGCCGGTGTTTCTGGCGGCGCCTACGAGCCCGGATGCTCGGCTGAAGGCGATTGGCGAGGCGAGCAAAGGGTTTGTGTACGCGATCTCTCGCGTGGGGATTACGGGGACACAGGATAAGGTGGCGAGCGATGCGCCGGAGCTTGTGGCTCGGCTGCGGAAGTATACGGAGCTGCCGATTGCGGTCGGCTTTGGGATCTCGAATGCGGCGCACGTGAAGGCTGTGGGCGAGTTTGCGGATGCGGCCATTATCGGCAGTGCGCTGGTGGCTTTGATCGAGAAGACGGGGCCTGCGGATGCAGCGAAAGCAGTCGGCGAGTTCATTCGTGGGCTTCGTGAAGGGTAAGATTGCTGTGCGGCAGGATGTACCTACTTTCAGGAATGGTGGAGCGAAGGCATGGAGATTTCGGACTGGCGGAACAAGATCGATGAGCTGGATGAGCAGATTGTTGAGCTCATCAGCAAGCGGGCCGAGGCGGCGAAGGCGATCGGCGAGTTGAAGGCAAAAACGGCAATGCCGATCTATGAGCCGCAGCGGGAGAAGGATGTGTTCGAGCATGTGAAGAAGGTCAATCCGGGGCCGCTGGCCGATGCGGAGTTGATCCACGTGTATGAGCGTGTGATGGATGTGATGAGAACGCTTCAAAGACAGTAAGCGGCAGTGAAGTGCAGTATGCGGCAGTGTAGGCAGTAAGAGCTTAAGTAAGACAAAGGCGAAGCGCGATGATCGTAGCAATGCAGGACCAGGCAACTGAGGAGAATGTTCAGCAGGTGATCGAGCGGATGGTTGAGCTCGGCTTCAACGTCCACCGTACGACGGGCACGACGCAGACGATTCTGGCGGGCGTGGGCTCGCCCGATCATTTTGACGTGGCGGAGTTCCAGGTGCTGAGCGGCGTGCATGAGGCGTATCGGATCTCGTCGCAGTACAAGCTGGCGGGGCGGAGCTTCCGGCCTGAGGGGACGACGGTGACCTTCAAGAATGGCGTTGTGGTCGGCGGGAACCAGGTGACGATCATGGCGGGGCCGTGTTCGGTCGAGAGCCGGGAGCAGATACTGCTGAGCGCGAAGCAGGTTGCGGCGGCGGGTTGCCAGTTTCTGCGGGGCGGTGCGTTCAAGCCGCGGAGCTCGCCGTATAGTTTTCAGGGCATGGGGCTCGAAGGGCTGAAGCTGCTGCGCGAAGTTGCGGATGAGACCGGGCTGCTGGTGATCACGGAGGTCATGGAGATCTCGCAGATTGAGCTGATGCTGCCGTATATCGACTGCTTCCAGGTGGGCGCGCGCAATATGCAGAACTTCAACCTGCTGCGCGAGCTTGGACATGTGCGAATGCCGGTGCTGATGAAGCGCGGGATCGCGGCGACGATTGAAGAGGTTCTGCTGTCCGCCGAGTACATCCTGAGCGGCGGCAACTACGACCTGATGGTGTGCGAGCGTGGGATTCGGACGTTTGAGACTTACACGCGGAATACGTATGACGTTTCCGCGATTCCAGTGCTGAAGAAGCTGACGCACCTGCCGGTGTTTGGCGATCCGTCCCATGGTGTTGGCAAGCGTGAGTTTGTGCCGGCTATGGCACTCGCGAGCGTGGCTGCAGGGGCCGACGGATTGCTGATGGAGATGCACCCGAATCCGGATAAAGCGATGAGCGATGGCGCGCAAAGCCTGTTCCCGGAACAGTTGGAGAAGCTGGTGGCGCAGTTGCGGCAACTGGCTCCAATTGTGGGGAGAACGGTGGCTTAGGCGGCGTATACTTTTCGAAGGAGAGACGCCATGCAGCCCATTTCCGACGAAGAGAAGAGCCGCCGCCGGCGTATCAATCAGAGTGTGATTGGTACGAACGCGATGGAAGGCTTGAGTCTCGATGAAGAGACGTTGAGCCTGATGAGGCGATACGAAGAGGGCGAGATCGATCGGGAAGAACTTTCTTCGGCGATCGATCTTCATGTGGCGCGGCTTCTGCGTGAGCGGTCAGCCTTGGCTGGCGCAGCTTAGCCTGACGTGAGTTCCGGCTTTGAGAATGACCCTCATTCCGAGCGTGGCCATGCCTGCCCGCGTAATAAATTCGGAATAACGAACTACGCGGAGTTATCCCGTTTCGAAGCGCCTCTGTCTGCCAAGCGGCTGGGAGAACTTGAAGATCGTCCCATGAAGGGTAGTTTTGACTCGCAGCATCTGCGGGCGATCCACCGGTATCTGTTTCGGGATGTGTTTCCGTGGGCGGGGGAGTTCCGGGTGGTGAATATCTCGAAAGGCGGGCCCATGTTTGGCCCTGTTATGTTCATCGGACAGGCTCTGGATGATGCTTTTGGGAAGCTGGCTCGAGAGAAGCTTTTGAGTGGGCTCACGGTGGATGCGTTTGCGGACCGAGCGGCGTTCTACCTGGGCGAGATCAATGCGATTCATCCGTTCCGCGAGGGAAATGGGCGGACGCAGCGGGAGTTTATTCGGCAGCTTGCGGTGCGGGCGGGACATACGATCTCATGGGCTGGGTTTACGCAGCAGGAGATGATCGACGCTTCTATCAAGAGCCATGTGGGCGGAGAGAATGAAGCTCTGGCGGAGATTTTAAGACGGGCGCTCATGGAGCGGGGGAACGCATGATTGAGAGTGTTGCGATTGTCGGAACGGGGCTGATCGGGACATCGATCGGCCTCGCTTTGCGTCGGGCTGGGTTTGACGGCGAGATCGTTGGGGTGGATGCCAAGGGGGATGAGGCGGCTATGGCGGTCAGCATGGGGGCTTGCGACCGGGTGGGGGCGTTCGACGATGTGTGGAAGTGTGATGTTGTCGTGCTGGCCGTGCCGGTGCTGACGATTCTGGATTTTCTGGGGCGGCTGGCTCCGTTGATGGGACCGGACCAGTTGATTACGGATGTGGGGAGTACGAAGCTGCAGATCTTTGAGATGGTGAGGTCGCTGCGGGGGAATGAGGTTCGGGTGCGGATGTTGCCGGGGCACCCCATGGCTGGGAAGGAGTCGGGGGGGGCGGAGTTGGGGGATGCGGGGCTCTTTGAGGGGGCTATGTGGCTGTTCACCCCTGCCGAGGAGGAGTGGGATGTGGAGCGGGAGTGGCGGGAGTGGGTTACCCGGTTCGGGGCGCGGACGATGGATATGGACGCCCGGCGGCATGACCAAGTGTGTGCGTGGGTGAGTCATCTGCCGCAGATGGTGGCTACGGCGATGGCGGCGATGTACGAGGACGAGTTTGGGGCGGAGCCGGAGATTGCGGCGGAGTTCCAGGCGATCGGGGGGCGGGCGCTGCGGGAGATGACTCGTCTGGGGGCTAGTCCTTACAGCATGTGGCGGGATGTGGCGATGAGCAATACTGAGCCGCTGGCGGCTACGTTGTTCGCGCTGGAGCAGAGGTTGCAGCATCTGCGCGAGGGGCTTCGGACGCCGGAGCTGAGGGAAGAGTTCCGGCTGGCGAATGCTTTTCGGGCTCGGAAGTAGTACCCCCCCCTCCCCCGGCCGAATGATCCAAAGTCTTTATTCCATTGAAGTTAGGTCTGGACTTCGCTGCTAAGTTCTTTGTTTCGATGGTAAAGTGTTGCAAAGTATTCATTCGAGATGACTTATCCTCATCATGGCACGTACTTTATTTTAGTGCGCCATGACCTCTTCCGGGCTGGGTTTTTCGGCCTTGGCGGGGAGGCGCATGAGGAATGGGAGTGGGCAAAGGCAGAAGACGGAGACCGCAAGCATGAAGAAGGCGTTCTGATAGCTGAGCATGGAGGCCTGGCGGAGCATCTGCTGGTAGCCATAGCCGACCGCTAACTGCGCGGACTGGGCGGCGCTCATGCCGCCGTGGCGTAAGGCGGCTGCGACCGAGTTCATGTATTGCATGTATGGGACGGTGCCGGGGACGGCGTTGGCGGAGAGCTGGTTCTGGTGGGTCTGGGCGGTGCGGGCCAGGAAGGTGGTCAGCAAGGCTGTGCCGGCGGAGCCGCCGAGGTTTCTGGCGAAGTTGGAGAGCGACGAGATCTGATTGGACTTTGAGCGGGGGACGCCGACGTAGTTGAGCGTGGAGATGGGGATGAAGATGAAGGGCAGGCCGATGACCTGGAGCATACGCCAGAGGGTGGCGGTGCCGAAGCTGGTATCGAGCGAAAGCCGGGTGAGGTTGTAGAGGCCGATGGCGGTGGCCATATAGCCGAGACAGACGGTGAGGCGCGGGTCGATCCGCCAACTGAGCGAACGGCCGGCGAGGGCCATGCCGAACATCATGACGAAGCCGGCGGGGGAGAGGACCATTCCGGCTCGCTCGGCGGTGTAGCCGAGGAGGGCCTGTAGGTACTGGGGGATGAGGACGGTCGAGCCGAAGAGGACCATGCCGAGGATCAGCTGGAGGAAGACCGCGGTGCCGAAGTTACGGTTTTTGAGGAGCTTGAGGTCGACGATGGGATCGGGGTGACGCCACTCCCAGATAACGAAGAAGGTAAGGAGGAATACTGCGATGGCGGCGACGGTGCAGATCATGGGGTCGCCGAACCAGTCTTTTTCCTGGCC is a window of Granulicella tundricola MP5ACTX9 DNA encoding:
- a CDS encoding DHA2 family efflux MFS transporter permease subunit codes for the protein MPDETHLEAEWKPKYNPWAIALTVTLATFMEVLDTSIANVALPHIAGSLGASQEEATWVLTSYLVSSAVVLPISGWLSNRFGRKRFYMTCVAIFTVCSLLCGLAPTLPILIIARILQGAGGGGLAPSEQAILADTFSVEKRGQAFALYGTAVVIAPAIGPTLGGYITDNFNWHWIFFINLPIGLLSLWLSNRMVEDPPKAKALTHIKAPVDFTGLALVAGGVGCLEFFLDKGQEKDWFGDPMICTVAAIAVFLLTFFVIWEWRHPDPIVDLKLLKNRNFGTAVFLQLILGMVLFGSTVLIPQYLQALLGYTAERAGMVLSPAGFVMMFGMALAGRSLSWRIDPRLTVCLGYMATAIGLYNLTRLSLDTSFGTATLWRMLQVIGLPFIFIPISTLNYVGVPRSKSNQISSLSNFARNLGGSAGTALLTTFLARTAQTHQNQLSANAVPGTVPYMQYMNSVAAALRHGGMSAAQSAQLAVGYGYQQMLRQASMLSYQNAFFMLAVSVFCLCPLPFLMRLPAKAEKPSPEEVMAH